The nucleotide sequence AAAAAAGCGCTGTAAAGGCAGACGAAAGGCAGATTCGCGTTGAATTGCTGCTGAAATATCTGGCCGAGAGAATGGGCGTCAACCTTGATAGCGAAGTGGAAATCTATGACCTTGTAATGGAATTGTTGTTTGATTTGCAGCAGGCAGAGCTTGCGGGGCTTTTAAGCGATGTACAGTCGGAAGACGAGCCTCTTCTAACGATGCCAAATGAGAAGCTGCAGGAAGCGGAGCGACTGTATATCGCTTATCAACTGGATGAAGCCGAGGAGCTTTTTGAAGAATTGGCGAAAGCAGGCAATGCCCGTGCAATGTATGTTCTTGCCCGATATTATTATGATCCGGATTGGGGATGGAAAGGCGCAGATGCCGGGGATGTACTGGCACAGCTGTATGAGGCAGAATCCCGGGCGGATGATGAGCAAAAGACGGCGGTATTGGAAGAGCGGTTTCCTCGCGTATATGAGCTTGCAGAGCAAGGTGATGTGTTTGCACGTCATGAAGTGGCGGGTATGTTTTTGCATGGCTACGGGACAAGGTGTGATGAGCAAAAAACGATATATTATTGGAGAACGGCCGCAGAAGCGGGCTTTTGGGATTCGACGAGAGAGTTGGGCAATTTGTTCAAGGTACAAGGCAAATATAAGAAGGCTGCTGGGTGGTTTAAGAAGCTTGCTGAAGCGGGATGTGATGAGGGATGGTATAAGTTGGGAAAGATTTATGGGGAGGGTGAAGGCGATATCGCATGTGAGAAAGAGGCCATACGGTGTTACCAAAAAGTATATGAAATGCAGGGATTTCGGGCAGGCGATGCGGCATGCGATTTAGGAATTATTTTTGATAATAAGGAGGAATACAAAAAAGCAAATGAATGGTTCAGGAAGTCTGGCGAAGCGGGAAATGATTGGGGGTGGATTTTTTTAGCAGATAACTATGCGGATGGAAAAGGTACCACGGAAGACAAAGATAAGGCAATAGAGTATTATTTAAAAGCATATGAAATAGGGGGAACGCGTGCAGGTGATGCGGCGTATTCAATAGGCATGATTTTTGATGGGCGCGAGAATTATAACGAGGCAAATATATGGTTTAGAAAAGCTTATGATTGGTTCAAAAAAGCGGCAGAAGCAGGCAGCGATTGGGGATACTACAAATTAGGCAATTGCTATCTGGAAGGCAAAGGGGTTGCTCAAAATGCAGCAAAAGCAGTGGAATGCTTTACAAAAGCGTATGAGATGCAGGGCAGAGCTGCTGATTATGCAAAAGAAAGATTGGATGAACTGAGGTGAGACTTTTTCAGGCAATGGCTGTATTTGATGTAGAAGATTGAGACAAGTTGTTCGCAGAGCGAGCGGAAAGGATGTGCCAAGATGGCAATGCTGGATGTACCTAAAAAAGAGCCGCTCGTAGGCGGCGAAGAAGAACTTGCATACAAACGGGCGAATATGCTATACTAAGGGTGGCTGGAATGTGGCGACGATACCATTCCGACATGCAAAAAGCCCCCCGAGTTTGTGCCTTGGGGGGCTTTTCTATTCCCATATTGCGAGCAGGGCTTAACGCTCAGGCTTGTTGCCTTCAGAATCTCTCGTCAAGCCATCTGCAGAGATAGTAGCTGACTATTCCTGCCGCGACGGAGATAAGGAATGTGGCGACGATGTTTTCCATTCGTCCATGCACCCCCTTTCCATTGCCATGTCTAGGGGCGGCAACGCATCAAGTATAGCATATTCCAGCACATCACGCCACAGCCTTTGCCGACACGCAAAAAAGGGCATAAAAAAGAGCCGCACCTAGGGCAACTGATTTCTATAGGGAAAGGGGAACGACATGCCAACAATTTCAATGTTCTTTGGAATTATCATTCGTATGTATAACAACGGCGAGCATAACTCGCCTCATTTTCACGCAACCTACCAAGGAAACAATGCCGTTTTTAATATGGACGGCGATCTCATAGAAGGCGATATGCCACGCAAGCAAGTCAAACTGATTGCCGCATGGACAGAAATTCATCGCGATGAGCTTCTTGCCAACTGGGAGCTTGCCATGAGCGAGCAGCCGCTTTACAAGATCGCCCCACTCCGCTAAAGAAAGGATTTCATCATGGGACAGCCTGTATGGATTGTGGAAAACGTGAAAGCACGGGATGACTATACCCTGCTCATCACATTCACAGGCGGCGCACAGCGTGTTTACGACGCACGCCCCCTGCTGGCAAAGGAAATCTTTGCCCCGCTGAAAAGCTTGCCTTTTTTCCTACGCGCGAAAGCATTATACGGCACGGTCATTTGGAGCGACGATATAGACATCGCACCGGAGCACCTCTATGAATGCAGCATCCCCGTTGATCGGAACAGGACGGCGTGACCATGTGCAACACGATTCCCGAAGTAGAAAAAAGAGCCGCGTAAATTTACCAGTGATTCCTTCATACTTTTCCCACTTGCTTTTCCACCCCATCTATGCTAAAATTTTTCACGGTGTCTATATAACGCACGCGCACTGACGTCTGCCCTGTGCTCCCTTGAGAGTGGTGCAGAGGATGAGGGGCGCGGAGGAAAAAACAGGAGGTGCACCAATTATGGCAGTAGTTTCTATGAAACAACTTTTGGAGGCCGGTGTCCATTTCGGACATCAGACCCGCCGTTGGAATCCGAAGATGGCGAAATACATCTTCACGGAGAGGAACGGCATCTACATCATTGATTTGCAGAAGACCGTGCGCAAGGTTGACGAGGCGTACAACTTCCTTCGCAGCTTGGCGGAAGAGGGCAAGAGCGTTCTCTTCGTCGGCACGAAGAAGCAGGCGCAGGACGCTGTGAAGGAAGAGGCGACGAAGGCTGAGATGTTCTATGTCAACGAGCGTTGGCTCGGCGGCATGCTGACGAACTATCAGACGATCCAGAAGCGCATCCGCCGCTTGAAGGATCTTGAGCGCATGGAAGAGGACGGCACGTTTGACGTCCTGACGAAGAAGGAAGTCCTGCAGCTGCGTCATGAGATGACGAAGCTGGAGAAGTTCCTCGGCGGCATCAAGGAGATGAACCGTCTGCCGGGCGCACTCTTTGTCGTTGACCCGCGCAAGGAGCGCATCGCCGTCGCTGAGGCAAAAAAACTCAACATCCCCATCGTCGCAATCGTTGATACGAACTGCGATCCCGATGAGATCGACTATGTGATTCCGGGCAACGACGATGCGATCCGTGCCGTCCGCCTTTTGACGAGCGCGATGGCGAGCGCCATCGTCGAGGGTCGTCAGGGTCAGGCAGGTGCAGGCGAGGAGGCGCAAGATGGCAAAGATTGACGCAAAGATGGTCAAGGAGCTGCGCGAGCGTACGGGCGCAGGCATGATGGACTGCAAGAAGGCGCTGACGGAGACCGACGGCGACATGGACAAGGCGATCGACTACCTGCGCGAGAAGGGCATTGCGAAGGCTGAGAAGAAGGCCGGCCGCATCGCGTCCGAGGGCGTCGTCGCAGCTTACGTTGCGGACGATGCGAAGGTCGCGGCGCTCGTCGAGATCAACTGCGAGACGGACTTTGTCGCCGTTACGGAGAAGTTCCACGAGCTTTGCGACAAGATCGCCAAGCACATCGCAGAGACGAATCCTGCCGACGTGGATGCCTTGAATGCGAGCACGCTTGAAGGCAAGACGGTGGCGGAAATCGTCACGGAAGCCGTCGCGAGCATCGGCGAGAAGATTTCGCTGCGCCGCTTCGAGCGCTATGAGAACGCTTCGGGCCGCATTGCAAGCTACATCCACATGGGCGGCAAGATCGGCGTGCTCGTCGACCTTTCGGGCGGCACGGCGGAGATTGGCAAGGACGTCGCCATGCACATTGCAGCGTCTGCGCCGACGGCGATCGACCGTTCGGGCGTGAAGGCGGAAGACCTTGAGCACGAGAAGGAAGTCCTGCGTGCGCAGGCTCTCGAAGAGGGCAAGCCCGAAAAGATCGTGGAGCGCATGGTCGAGGGTCGCATCAACAAGTTCTATCAGGAAGTCTGCCTGCTGGAGCAGCCCTTCGTCAAGGATCCGGACAAGAAAGTTCAGGAAATTCTCGGCGATGTCAAGGTCGAGCGCTTCGTTCGCTTCGAACTGGGCGAGGGTCTTGAGAAGAAGTCGGAGGACTTCGCGGCTGAGGTCGCTGCTCAGATCAAGGGCTAAGAGATTTGAAATAAGAAAAGCTGCTGCATGGCGATGGATGGAAAATGTTTCTGTGCGGCAGCTTTTTCCTGCCATTTTCAGGAAGTTGTCTCGCAAATGCACAACACCTTAGGAAGCTCTAACGGCAGGACGATTTTCTGCAAAGCGAAGAGGATTATTTCCGGCTTCGTCGAATAGGGAAGAGAAGCAACGAGATGGGAAGATACTTCTGCAAGGGGGACGTTCATTTTGGATATTGCCAGCTACAAGCGTGTCGTTTTGAAACTCAGCGGTGAATCTCTCGCAGGAGATCAGGGCTTCGGCATCGACCTGCCGACCGTCGACGCCATTGCGGCCGAGGTCAAGAAGGTGCGCGAGCACGGCATTGATGTCGCCGTCGTCGTTGGCGGCGGCAATATCTGGCGCGGCCTTGCGGGAAGCGACAAGGGAATGGATCGGGCGCAGGCGGATTACATGGGAATGCTCGCGACCGTCATGAATTCGCTCGCCTTGCAAAGCTCTTTGGAGAACATCGACGTCGATACGCGCGTGCAGAGCGCCATCGAGATGCGTCAGATCGCTGAGCCGTACATTCGCCGCAAGGCCGTGCGTCACCTCGAAAAGGGACGCGTCGTGATCCTGGCGGCGGGTACGGGAAATCCGTATTTCTCGACGGATACGACCGCGGCTCTTCGCGCCGCCGAGATCGAGGCGGACGTCATCCTCATGGCGAAGAAGGGCGTCGACGGCGTCTACGACTCCGACCCGCGTAAGAACCCTGCAGCAAAGAGGTTCACGCGTCTTGCGTACATTGAAGTTCTGCAGCGCGGCCTCGCCGTCATGGACTCGACGGCGACGAGTCTCTGCATGGACAACAAGATTCCCATTGTCGTATTCAATATTGACAAGCATGAGAATATCCTCAAGGCTGCGGTCGGCGAGGATATCGGCACGATTGTAGGGGGAGAGGAAGCATGATCAAGGATATTTTCCATGCGCAGGAAGAGCGCATGAAGAAAACGCTCGAAGCGCTGCGCCGCGATTTTGGTTCGCTGCGCGCCGGACGCGCAACCCCTGCGCTCCTCGATCGCGTGATGGTCGACTACTACGGACAGCCCACGCCTGTGAGCCAGGTCGCGGCGATCGCCGTGCCCGAGCCGCGCATGCTCATGATCACGCCCTGGGAGAAGACGATCCTGCACGACATCGAGAAGGCGATCATGAAGTCCGATCTCGGGCTTACGCCGAATTCCGACGGCACGGCGGTACGGCTCTCCATTCCGCAGCTCACGCAGGAGCGCCGCACGGAACTCGTGAAGTCGCTGAACAAGAAGACGGAGGATGCGAAGGTCGCGATCCGCAACATTCGCCGCGATGCGAATGAGCAGATGAAGAAGCTCGAAAAGGCGAAGGAAATCACCGAGGACGATGCGAAGAAGGGCCAGGACGACATGCAGAAGCTTGTCGACAAGTATATCAAGGCCGTGGATGATGCACGCGTCGTCAAGGAAAAGGAAATCATGGAAGTCTGATGGAAGAAGTCGATGTTTTGGGCATTCCCTGGCAGGAGGCGAAAGAGCGTCTTGAGGCGCTCGGATTCCTCTATGAGGTGGAGTGGACACGTCCCACACGAGATTTTTTTCCGATAGATGAGCAGTCTCCCTATGTCGTGCGGCAGAGGCGAGAAGGCGATAAGATAAAGCTCGTGCTTGCAGCGCGGCTGCGAAAGGAGGTGTCCTGTCATGGCTTACAAGATTAGCGAAGAGTGCATTTCGTGCGGCTCGTGCGCCGGTACCTGTCCCGTCGAGGCGATCTCGGAGGGTGAGTCCCAGTACGTGATCGACGAAGAGAAGTGCATTGAGTGCGGTGCGTGTGCGGAAGGCTGTCCCGTCTCCGCGATTTCCGCGCCCTGATGCGCCGAACGCATGAAAAAACCGCTGCCTGGCAGCGGTTTTTTTGTGCGCTTTCGAGGGAGGATTCCTCAGCCTTCGCTTTCGGAGAGCTTCTTCTCGAAGCGGTCTTTGTTCGTATTCTTCGGGATGCTCGTCGGATAATCGCCGCTGAAGCAGGCGTCGCAGCATGGGATGTTGCCGGCGAGTGCGGGCAGCGATTCGATCGGCAGGTAGCCGAGGGTGTCGGCGCCAACGATCTTCGTGATTTCCTCAAGCGTGTGGTGCGCGGCGACGAGGTGATCGGCAGAGTCGATGTCCGTGCCGTAATAGCAGGGATGGAGAAACGGCGGTGCGGAGATGCGCAGGTGGATCTCCTTCGCACCCGCCTTGCGGATGAGGTCGGTGATGCGCTTGCTCGTCGTGCCGCGCACGATGGAGTCGTCGATGAGCACGACCCTTTTGCCGTAGACGGTTTCGGCGATGGGATTGAGCTTGATGCGCACCTTGTCGACGCGGTTTTCCTGCCCAGGTGCGATGAAGGTGCGGCCGATGTACTTGTTCTTGATGAGCCCGATGCCGTAGGGGATGCCCGAGGCGCGGCTGTAGCCGAGCGCCGCGTCGAGTCCCGAGTCGGGTACGCCGATGACGACGTCGGCGTCGACGGGATGCTTGGCGGCTAGGATCTCGCCGGCACGCGTCCTTGCCGCGTGGATGGAAACGCCGTCGATGATGGAGTCGGGACGTGCGAAGTAGATGTACTCGAAGACACACGATTTTCTAGGCTTCGTATGACAGTGTTCCAAGCGGCTCGTCATGCCGTCCTTCGTGAAGACGAGGATCTCGCCGGGCAAGAGGTCGCGCTCGAACTCGGCGCCGACGGCGCTCAGCGCACAGCTCTCGGAGGCGACGATCCAGGTGCCGTCGGGCATCTTGCCGTAGCAAAGCGGACGGAAGCCCTGCGGGTCGCGCACGGCGACGAGCTTGGCACTCGACATCAGACACAGTGAATAAGCGCCTTCGAGGCGGTTCATCGTCTGACTGACCGCATCTTCGATGGAGGGAGTCTTGAGCCGTGCCTGCGTGATGAGGTAGGCGATGATCTCTGTGTCGATCGTCGTGTGGAAGATTGCACCCGCGAGTTCGAGCTTGTCGCGCAGGACATCGGCGTTGCTGAGGTTGCCGTTGTGTGCGAGCGCCAGCTTGCCCTTCTGGTGGTTGATGGCGAGCGGCTGACAGTTGCGGCGGCTCGTCGCTCCCGTCGTGCCGTAGCGCACATGGCCGACGGCCATCGTGCCCTCGGGGAAGCGCGAGAGGATTTCGCGCGAAAAGACGTCGTTGACGAGTCCGAGATCCTTGTGCGAGGAAAAGACGCCGTCGTCGTTCACGGTGATGCCGCAGCTCTCCTGGCCGCGGTGCTGCAGCGCGTAGAGTCCGTAATACGTCATCGCGGCGACGTTCGCCGGCTCGGGGGAAAATGCGCCGAATACGCCGCATTCTTCATGTATGCTCATTCCTGTGCCTCCTGCTTGGGGGAAACTTCTTTTTCCCCTACATCGTACACCATGAGAAAAGTCATGTCAATGGAACGACTGTATACAAAATACGCAGAAGGATATGCATGGATGGCAGCGGATTAAAATTCCGCGCGAGGCACAATAAATGCTTCTGGGGGAAGGATTTCAAAAGGGGCATGTCGAAAAAGAAAAAAAGCTAGGCTATGTCTGATGGATTGGCTTTTCCTGCAAACGGGTGGGCATACGTCCGACAGATTCCTATTTTAGGAGGAAGACTGCACGAAGCAGCATATCCATAAATTTAGAGCAAGGGAGATCATTGGCATGAAAAACAAGCTGCACCATACTTTGACGAGGGCGGTGCTCTTGGGGCTTCTCGCGAGCACGGCGGCGGTGCCGGCGTATGCCGCGTCTTCGCTTTCAAAGCCCGGGCAGGACATCGAAGGGACGCTGCCTAGGGTAGAGGCGGGCGTCGAGAACAACATGAAGAAGAATACGGCAACGAACGAAGTGAAGTTCCTCGTGAAGAACATCCAGCTCGACGTCGAGGACGAGATCAAGTTCAACAACGCCGAAGTTCGCGACATTCTCTTAGCGCGCATCGGCAAGGAGACGACGCTCGCGGGACTCAACGACCTGCAGGATCAGATCACAGCGTACTGCCGCAGCCATGGCTATCCGGCTGCTGCCGCCTACCTGCCCGCACAGGAGTCTGAGGACGGCAATGTCATCATCAAGGTCATCCCCGGCCGTTACGGTGATGTGAAGCTCGACAACAAGAGCCGATTCAAGGATGCAGCGGCGCAGGGCTTCCTTGCGGGGCTAAGGAAGGGCGAGATCATCCGCACGAAGGATCTCGAAACGGCGCTTTACACGATCAGCGACTTCAGCGGCGCGCGCGCCGTCGGCACGCTCAGCGCGGGAAAATCGTTCGGGACGAGCGATGTGACCGTGCATATCGAGGACGGCAAGCCCTCTTCGAGCATCGTCTACGCAGAGAACTACGGCGGCGAGTCCACAGGACGCTATCGCTACGGCGCACAGCATTCGATCTACAACGTCGACGGCATGGGATCGAAGGTCAATGTCGGCGCTTTGATTTCCAACAAGTCGCTGCACAACTACTATGTGAACTACGAAGCGCTCGTCGGGCACGGCGGCACGTCGCTCGGCATCGGCTACAGCCGCATGGACTATGAGGTCAGCGGCCCGCTGAAGCGTCTGGGAGCACACGGCACGGCGGACACGATCAGCATCTACGGCAGCCGTCCGGTATACCATACGACGGATGAGAAGCTCGCCCTTACCTACGGCTACGATTACCGCAGGCTCAAAGACGATATGGATGCTTTCGGCGCTCAGGCGGCCAGCGAGAAGCACTCGCACGGTATCCATGCCGGTGTCGAAGGTTTTTGGCGCGACCGCAAGAACGGCCTTTCGCTGAATTACAATTTCGTGCTGACGGCGGGCAAGGTTTCGGCGGATTCGTGGTATGCCAAGAGATTGGCGCAAAGTGCGGGCACGGACGGCGGCTTCACGAAGGTGGAAGCCAAGGTTACAGCCGTACAGTCGCTCGGCAAGCAGGCGGATGTCATGGTAAAGCTGTCGGGGCAGATGGCGTCGAAGAATCTCGACAGTTCCGAGCAGATGTATCTGGGCGGCGCCAATGCCGTACGCGCCTATCCGCAGGGTACGGGAACAGGTGACAAGGGGATACTCGGTACGGTTGAGTTCCGCTACTACACCGATGTGCCGGGGCTCGTCGCGAGCACCTACTTCGATGCCGGCCGCAGTTCCTTCGATGGCGACACGACGACGCTCAAGGGATGGGGTCTCGGACTCGCCTACAATGCGCCCGACTGGTTTGCTCGCGTCGACTATGCGCGCCGCATCGGCCTTCCTCGCGGCGAAAAATCGAACATGGATCGCGGCCGCTTCTGGTTCCTTGCGGGCAAGATCTGGTAATGGCGGGAATATCGTCGTGCTCAAGAGTTTTACCATGAAACCCCAAGAGGTCAAGCCCGAAGGGCGCAGACTGATTGGCTAGGTTTCTGTAAGGGCGGCGTACAATGTCCACAAAGTGGACGTTTGTGCGTGTAGTTTGCAGTTTTCTCATGCTGCATGCTGTCTTGGATAAGGAAAGAGGGGCTGTGCATGAATCGGATCTGATTCATGCACAGCCCCTTCGGCTTAGGAAATCATGTATTCGCGTCGGATGATGCAGTTCGAACGCGACGTCTTGCCGTTCGGTGCTGCGTTCGATGGAGGGGGCCTATACGGCTTCCTTTTTCATATCCATCGCGCACTTTTTGCAGACGTTGCGCCCCTTGAAGAGCGACACGTCGTCTACACTGCCGCAGAAGATGCACGTGCAGGTTGGCTCGTACTTTCTGAGCACGATGCGATCCTCATCGGTGTAGATCTCCAAGGCATCGCGCTCTGCGATGCCGAGCGTGCGGCGCAGCTCGATCGGTATGACGACACGACCGAGTTCGTCAACTTTTCTGACGATTCCTGTGGCTTTCATAGCTATCTCCTCCTTAGAAGCAGGCCAGCCAACTGCGGGGAAATAGTCATTCAACGTGCAAAAGCAGAGTTGAGTGATTATTACAGGTTTACAGTATTTACATGAAGAAACATTTTTTGACTTAAAATGTATACTTTTTCCTTTGCTTACAGTATAGCATTTTCAAGAGAATGTTTCAAGTGAAATAATTAAGAAGAAATAATAAATCCATGCCAGAAGGATACTGTACTTTTGATAGAGGACATAGCGAGAGTGAAGGTGCTTTGAAGCTGAATCTTCAAGGAAGGGTTGAATGTATCGGCGCTTTCTCAATGCTTGGAGCTTGAAAATCTTGCATAGGAGAACAAATTTATTCTATAATAGGGAAGATATATAAATGCGGCATCATGCCGTTGAGGAGGCTTTTTTGATGACAAGGAAATCATTCTACATAACGACGCCGATCTACTACCCGAGCGCGAAGCTGCATATCGGGCACGCGTACTGCACGACGATTGCCGATGCTGTCGCGCGCTTCAAGCGGCTGACCGATCACGATGTGTTCTTTCTCACGGGAAGCGATGAGCACGGGCAGAAGATCCAGCAGAAGGCAGAGGAGGAGGGTGTGACGCCCATCGCCTACGTCGACAAGATCGTTGCGGGATTTCAGGGACTTTGGCAGAAGCTCCACATCTCGAACGACGATTTTATCCGCACGACCGAGGAGCGCCACCAGCGCGTCGTGCAGGAGGTCTTCCGCCGCATCTACGAGAAGGGCGACATCTACAAGGGCAAGTACAAGGGGCTTTACTGCACGCCGTGCGAGAGCTATTGGACGGAGCGCCAGCTCGCGGACGGCAAGTGCCCCGACTGTGGGCGCGAGGTGGCGGAGGTCGAGGAAGACGCCTATTTCTTCAAGATGTCGCACTATGCCGACCGCGTCCTCGCATACATCGAGGAGAATCCCGACTTCATACAGCCCGTCTCAAGGCGCAACGAGATGATCAACTTCATCAAGCAGGGGCTTGAAGATCTGTGCATCTCGCGCACGTCGTTCGACTGGGGCATCCCCGTGCCGATCGCACCCGATCATGTCATCTACGTTTGGTTCGACGCTCTGACGAATTACCTGACGCCGATCGGCTTCTTGGACGATCCCGAGAAATTTGAGAAGTATTGGCCGGCCGACGTTCACCTCGTCGGCAAGGAGATCGTGCGCTTCCATTCGATCATCTGGCCGTGCATCCTCATGGCGCTCGATCTGCCGCTGCCGAAGATGGTATACGGCCACGGTTGGCTGATCGTAGACGGCGACAAGATGTCGAAGTCGAAGGGCAACGTCGTCGATCCCGTGCAGCTCATCGACGAGTTCGGCGCTGACGCCATCCGCTACTTCCTGCTGCGCGAGATCAACCTCGGGCAGGATGGCAATTTCTCGCGCGACGCTCTCATTACGCGCATCAATGCCGACCTTGCGAATGACCTTGGCAACCTCCTGCACCGCACGCTGAACATGATCGGCAAGTTCCAAGACGGCGTCGTGGAAGAGGCGCGGGGAGAGAGCGAGATCGACCGCGCCTTCCTTGCGGACGCGGAAAGTGCAATCGCTGCCTACGAGCGCGAGATGGAGGAGATGAAGCTGCAGAGCGCCATCAAGACGACGTGGGCGTTCATCAGCCGCGCGAACAAGTACATCGACGAGACGATGCCGTGGGCGCTTGCCAAGGATGCTGCTGCGAAGAAGCAGGAACTGACGAATACGCTCTACAATCTCGCCGAGAGCCTGCGCCGCATCAGCGTACTCATCGAGCCGTTCATGCCCGAGACGGCGGCGAAGATCTGGCATCAGCTCGGCATGGAGGGAGACTTCTCTCGCGTGCGTTTTGCCGATGTGCGCACGTGGGGCGGCTTCCTAGCGGGAACGCATGTGGGAAGCCCCGAGCAGCTTTTCCCGCGCATCGAGATTGAGGCGGAGGAAAAGCCTACGGTGCAGGGGAAGAAAGGCTCTGCCGTAAAGTCCCAAGGGGCGCAGAAAAAGCAGGGGAAAGCAGAAAAGACGAACGTTGCTGCGCCTGCGGACGGCGTCATCACGATTGACGATTTCAACCGCGTCGATCTGCGCGTCGCTGAGATTCGGAAGGCGGAGCGCGTGCCCGATACGGCGAAGC is from Selenomonas sputigena ATCC 35185 and encodes:
- the metG gene encoding methionine--tRNA ligase → MTRKSFYITTPIYYPSAKLHIGHAYCTTIADAVARFKRLTDHDVFFLTGSDEHGQKIQQKAEEEGVTPIAYVDKIVAGFQGLWQKLHISNDDFIRTTEERHQRVVQEVFRRIYEKGDIYKGKYKGLYCTPCESYWTERQLADGKCPDCGREVAEVEEDAYFFKMSHYADRVLAYIEENPDFIQPVSRRNEMINFIKQGLEDLCISRTSFDWGIPVPIAPDHVIYVWFDALTNYLTPIGFLDDPEKFEKYWPADVHLVGKEIVRFHSIIWPCILMALDLPLPKMVYGHGWLIVDGDKMSKSKGNVVDPVQLIDEFGADAIRYFLLREINLGQDGNFSRDALITRINADLANDLGNLLHRTLNMIGKFQDGVVEEARGESEIDRAFLADAESAIAAYEREMEEMKLQSAIKTTWAFISRANKYIDETMPWALAKDAAAKKQELTNTLYNLAESLRRISVLIEPFMPETAAKIWHQLGMEGDFSRVRFADVRTWGGFLAGTHVGSPEQLFPRIEIEAEEKPTVQGKKGSAVKSQGAQKKQGKAEKTNVAAPADGVITIDDFNRVDLRVAEIRKAERVPDTAKLMRLTVSLGAEEREVVSGIAEFYAADELVGRKVVLVANLKPAKIRGIRSHGMILCTTDESGLHLVEPAASAGSKVK
- a CDS encoding AbrB/MazE/SpoVT family DNA-binding domain-containing protein is translated as MKATGIVRKVDELGRVVIPIELRRTLGIAERDALEIYTDEDRIVLRKYEPTCTCIFCGSVDDVSLFKGRNVCKKCAMDMKKEAV